In Carya illinoinensis cultivar Pawnee chromosome 6, C.illinoinensisPawnee_v1, whole genome shotgun sequence, a single genomic region encodes these proteins:
- the LOC122312451 gene encoding PHD finger protein MALE STERILITY 1, whose product MSHLDLIGSKKRKRGERVFRFKSFGESGYPVEFIGPFRETVKALLEFGHLETNSSREIPSWSFQLEFHRHHPVQILLFVVEEPVEASLNRHCNQCQYVGWGHHMICNKKYHFLLPSKDTVAAYLNCEGNSNNNRAGSGNGKSNLLELQGHIMHGVFHSNGFGHLLSVNGVEMGSDLAGHHIMEFWDRLCTGLRARKVSLNDNSQKRGMELRLLHGLGYGEPWFGRWGYEFARGTFCVTRSMYQKAIEAIQGMPLYLLIHHLGTSNHEIPVIFSRYQALSDHSLVTLGDLFNFMLELKSRLPTENSIDTYNSGITAETNCRWSPKRVEMATRVIVEALKRAEFRWVSRQEVRDAARAYIGDTGLLDFVLKSLGNHIVGNYLVRRSLNPVTKVLEYCLEDISNVLPNQEGSFMTNQRVKERYKISSLQLMKDIFYLYKCILKDRKPALGAGIFSAISVASRIILDSKYLIKEYSGDLPFKVELGFEGKLNIYCTVLLRSNKEVQAEGTEKAMPPYECVTLKNIATIDELKQEVQRNFREMYWGLRSLVVESVLNLNANGTDLVFGLVEVGRKLVFQGSTKEQGIMNGQIYECGLNSHVVDCPCGAKDEDGERMVSCDICEVWQHTRCVRIPNTVEIPHIFLCNRCEQEIVLLPSLP is encoded by the exons ATGTCGCACCTGGACCTGATTGGcagcaagaaaagaaagagaggagagagggtTTTCAGATTCAAGAGCTTTGGAGAGTCGGGTTATCCGGTTGAGTTTATAGGGCCGTTCAGGGAAACTGTTAAAGCCCTCCTTGAATTTGGGCATTTGGAGACTAACTCCAGCAGGGAAATTCCAAGTTGGTCATTTCAGCTTGAATTCCATCGCCACCATCCCGTCCAAATCCTTCTATTTGTTGTTGAAGAACCGGTTGAAGCATCCCTCAATCGTCACTGCAATCAATGTCAATACGTAG GCTGGGGGCACCATATGATTTGCAACAAGAAGTATCACTTTTTGTTGCCTAGCAAGGACACAGTGGCTGCATACTTGAACTGCGAAGGTAACTCTAATAACAACAGGGCAGGCTCGGGCAATGGTAAGTCAAATTTATTGGAATTACAGGGCCATATCATGCATGGTGTCTTTCACTCTAACGGGTTCGGACATTTGCTGTCTGTTAATGGTGTTGAAATGGGTTCGGACTTGGCTGGACACCACATCATGGAATTCTGGGATCGTTTATGCACTGGGTTGCGAGCAAG GAAAGTGAGTTTGAATGACAATTCACAGAAGAGAGGCATGGAATTAAGGCTGCTACACGGACTAGGATACGGGGAGCCATGGTTCGGCCGGTGGGGATACGAATTCGCGCGTGGAACCTTTTGCGTTACTCGATCAATGTACCAAAAAGCAATAGAAGCAATACAAGGCATGCCCTTGTACCTATTAATCCACCACCTTGGCACTTCCAACCATGAAATTCCCGTTATCTTCTCAAGATATCAAGCATTATCAGATCATTCCTTAGTCACCCTTGGCGACCTATTCAATTTCATGTTAGAGCTCAAGTCTCGTCTTCCCACCGAAAACTCGATCGATACCTATAACTCGGGAATCACGGCAGAAACCAACTGTAGATGGTCGCCGAAGAGGGTTGAAATGGCTACTCGAGTGATAGTTGAAGCATTGAAGAGGGCCGAGTTTAGGTGGGTTTCAAGGCAAGAAGTTAGGGATGCTGCTCGTGCCTATATTGGTGACACCGGTTTGCTAGATTTTGTGTTAAAATCATTGGGAAACCATATTGTTGGAAATTACCTGGTTCGTCGCAGCTTAAATCCAGTGACAAAAGTTCTTGAGTATTGTTTAGAAGACATCTCAAATGTGTTACCAAATCAAGAGGGTTCGTTCATGACTAATCAGAGAGTTAAGGAACGGTACAAGATCAGTAGCCTACAATTAATGAAAGACATATTCTACCTGTACAAGTGCATTCTCAAAGACCGAAAGCCAGCGCTGGGGGCAGGGATTTTTTCAGCTATATCGGTGGCTTCCAGGATAATTCTCGACTCGAAATACCTCATAAAGGAATACAGTGGAGACCTTCCTTTCAAAGTTGAACTGGGGTTCGaaggaaaattaaatatttactgCACGGTTTTGTTGAGGAGCAACAAAGAGGTACAGGCTGAAGGTACAGAGAAAGCAATGCCGCCATACGAGTGTGTCACGCTGAAAAACATTGCCACCATTGATGAACTAAAGCAAGAGGTGCAGAGGAACTTCCGGGAAATGTATTGGGGATTGAGGAGCTTAGTTGTGGAATCAGTGTTGAATTTGAATGCGAATGGAACAGATTTGGTTTTTGGGTTAGTTGAAGTTGGCCGTAAACTTGTGTTTCAGGGCAGCACCAAAGAGCAGGGAATCATGAATGGACAAATATATGAATGTGGTCTGAATAGCCATGTTGTGGATTGCCCTTGCGGAGCAAAAGACGAGGATGGAGAACGAATGGTTTCCTGCGATATCTGCGAAGTTTGGCAGCACACCCGATGTGTTCGGATTCCAAATACTGTTGAAATTCCACACATATTTTTATGCAACCGATGCGAGCAGGAAATCGTACTATTACCTTCTCTACCTTAG